The genomic DNA GATCGTCATTCCGATATTCTGGAATACGTGGAAGGTGATCATGCTGATGACACCTGCACACACATACGCATTATATGGCTCTTTCGTATCAAGGGCGGTCTTGGTCAAGTGGTAGATCAGGATGAAGAAGAGACTGATCACGACGCTTGCCCCGACAAAGCCGAAACGCTCGGCGATCCCGCTGAAGATGAAGTCGGTGTGGGCTTCCGGGATATAGACTTCACTGCCGTTGAATCCCTTCCCGTAAATCTGACCCGATCCGACCGCGTTCAGGGATTTGATCAAGTGGAATCCTTCTTCCCTTGTGTAGTTATACGGATCGAGCCACGAATAGATCCGTCCGAATTGGTACTTGTCCACACCGAGATATTTTTCAAGGAAATCCGGTGCATAGAGAACAAGGGAGAAGATGGTCCCGCCGATGACGGCAATGCTGCCGTAGATCGGCACGATGATCTTCCACGTTATTCCCGAAACGAGGATGATCCCGGTGACGATGGCAATGAACACGAGAGCGGTCCCGAGGTCATCGGTGATGATGAGGGCCAGTGGCCCAAGGGCCGTCAATCCAATTTTCGCAAGAAGCATGAAGTCGGACTGTACGGTCTTTACCTGGTTTTGCTCATGGTGGTTCGTGATCACCCGTGCAAGGGCGAGGATCAGGAAGGTTTTGACGAACTCTGAAGGCTGGATCAGGATCGATTCCGAGATTTTATACCAGCTGTGTGCACCGTTCCGGTAAGGGACGATGCTTTCAGGCATGACCCTGAGACCGAGAAGGAGCACGATCCCGATTCCATATGCGTACCAGGCGAGTCGCTTGTACTGGTCCGAGTCGAAGAAAAGGGCTCCTGTAATGATCACGCCCCCCACCACATACCAGAAAGCCTGGCGGATGACGAAGTTCTGGGTATACTGTCCTGAAGTTTGGGCGCTGCTTATACTGATGGCACTGACAATAAAAAATAACATGAGGATGAAAAGCAATCCCCAATCGATTCGATCAGCGAGACGCTGGCGGTTTTCCATAATCATTTCACCTGTACTTCTAAAGATTTCACATATCTTAGTCTAATAGAAAGAGAGGAAAATTTCTACTCTCTATCTACGGCTTTCCGTTTGCGATGGATGGGAGAAGGGGGAGGCTGTAAGCGATTGGTAAAGAAAAAGCCGTCAGTGGAAGGGTTCCACGGATCGGCTTTTACGTTTCTATACCATTTATTACATTATTGTGAAAGAGCTTTGTCTGTCTGCACGAGTGGTGCAGGCTCCCCGGTCGTTTCCGTGATCGAGTGGAGCTTCGTCACTTCGACGGATTTGATCTGGTGGTCTTCCATCGTCTGGATGTAGAACTCAAAGTCGGCGTACGAGATGCTGTCTCCTTGTTGTGCGTCGTAATTATGCGTCAGGATCCAGCCGCCGAGGGTATCGACATCATCTTCGGTCACGTCGATGCCGAGGATATCCTTCAGTTCGCTGACAAGGACCTTTCCATCGAGGATGAAATGGTTGTCCTTGATTTTCCGAATCTGTGGTGTCTCATCCATATCGAATTCATCCCGGATCTCCCCGACGATCTCTTCGACGATGTCCTCGATGGTGACAAGTCCGGATGTCCCGCCGTATTCATCGAGAAGGATGGCAACGTAGGTCTGTTCCTTCTGCATCCTGAGGAGCAGGACGTGGATCGGAATCGTCTCGAGGACTTGTATGATCGGTCTTACGTACGATCCGAGCGGTCTGAGCTCCGTATCCTTGTGGAGGAGGTCGGTGAAGACTTCCTTCACATTGATGAATCCGGTGATATGGTCCTTATCGCCGTCAGTGATGGGATAACGGGTGAACTTCTCCTCCTGCACAAGCTCGAGGAGTGTATCGATGGGATCATCAGCGGATAAGGTCACGATTTCGGTGCGCGGGACCATGATTTCTTTCGCTGAGCGTTCGTTGAATTCGAAGATGTTGTTCACATATTTGAATTCGGACTGATTGATTTCTCCGCTTTTATAGCTTTCCGATACAATCAGGCGAAGTTCTTCTTCCGAGTGGGCCCCGTCATGCTCGGATGCGGCCTTCAGGCCGAACATCCTCGTCACGACCCGGGCAGAGCCGTTCAATACCCAGATGAAAGGGTACAAAATCCTGTAGAAGGTGATAAGTGGACGGGCGAATAACAAGGCCAGTGATTCCGCTTTTTGAATGGCAACGGTCTTCGGGGCCAGCTCTCCGACGACGACGTGCAGGAACGTCATGAGAGTGAAGGCGATCCCGACGGATATTCCGTGGGAAAGGGCCTCGGACGCAGCTATTTTCGATAGTAAAGGTTCCAAAATACCAGCGATGGCAGGTTCTCCGATCCAACCGAGCCCCAGAGCGGTCACGGTTATACCGAGCTGGCATGCGGAGAGGTACTCATCCAGATTTGTAATGATTTTCTTAGCAGCTATGGCATTTCGATTACCTTCCTCGACCAGTTGCTCGATTTGTGATTTTCTTACCTTCACGATCGCAAACTCCGAAGCTACGAAAAAAGCTGTTAAACCGATCAAAATCGCGACAAGCACCAAACTGTATATGTCCAAATAATTTTCCTTATCCCGTCAGACGGGTAAGGAGTCACCTCCTGTTGGTTATCAGTGATAACCGGATAAGTTTAAGTTAAAATCATTATAAGAATAACTACTTTCAGCGTCAAATTCTAAATAGGAAGAGATTTAATAATAAACTATGTCAAAAGCTAACCAATATGATGGTTATTTTCCGATTTTCGCACGTTCGCTTTCCTTCCGATGTAGCCTTTCCTATTATATTACTATATTCGACAATTCTATACTGCTTTTGTCATCATTTTGAAATGAAATAGAAAAGAGCAAGAGGGGAAAAAATTTGATAAAATAGGAAGTATTAATCATGCATCGTGTCACCACTTGGAGGGAACGTTTTTGAAGGCTAATAATGTAGTGAAAGATATCATCTATGTCCATCAAAATGCGGATCAGCAATTCGTTGTGTCTTATGGGATCCATTTCAATGAATTTGTCATGAACGCTCATCATCCGTTACAGAACCTGCTCCTGATCAAGCATCAGTATGAGCATGGAGGGTTCAACATACATACCCATATGGAATATGTGGAGCAGGGTGATATGAAGAAGCTCATGAATGATCATGTACAGACGTACGGTGATTTCTGCTGGATCGATTTCGAGGAGGAAGTCGGGGTCGATGAGCTGAACGGCCAGGAGATCGCGGAGCTGCTCTATATGGGACATATCAAGCAACCTCTCAATCTTCCTTTCTACTCCAAGCTGAACAACCGCTTTGCGTACCTTACTCACGATGACGGCTGGTTCAATAAAGTATTTTACAGGGATTTCGAAGACTTTTACCATCTTCTTGGGGAAACGATCACGTCGAAGTTGAAAACCTCCAAAGCCGGGAAGGGTCTCTTCGGCATGAAGAAGGAAAAAGACTTTCCCGCCATCGGGAAGGATGTCATCCGTTCACTCCGTGACAAGCTCAAAGAAGGAGTCGTCATCTCCCTTGAAAAGGCCATCCTCGCCAGGGGCAAGATCGAGATCCCGTTCTGGGTGATGGGGGACTATTTCGATATGGATGAGATGGGGGAAGACTACAAGCAGATCAGAAAGGCGCCGGCCAACGGCCTTCTTTCCTTCGACCGGAAAACGAAGAGCTGGAGCGCGCTCCTGAAATGAGGGAGGAGCCGGGCATGACGTCACTGAAGATCGGGGAAGGGCTCGTTGAAGCCACTTTCCGTTCCCGACCGAACCGGTTCATCCTCCACTGCGAGCTGCCAGGGGGCTCGGTGGAAAAGGTTCATCTGCCTGACCCGGGAAGACTGACGGGGATCCTTGTCCCAGGGCGCAGCATTTGGCTCCTGCCGGCAAAGGATCCTGCGCGGAAGACGAAATGGTCGGCCGTCATGGTCCGCGATCCCGACAGCGGTGCCTATATCTCCCTGAATACACAGCTTCCCAACACATTGATCCGGGAGGCCTTCATGAACGGTGCCCTGGATGAATTCTCTGATTGGGCATTCGAACGGGCTGAATACCGCATCGGTCATTCCCGCTATGACTTCCTTCTTCGACACAAGAAGGAGGACGCTTCCCTTTTGGTCGAGGTGAAAAGCGTCACCATGGCAGATGGACGTGCAGGTAGATTCCCCGATGCGGTGACGGCCAGGGGGGCGAGACACGTAGAAGGGCTCGCGGCTCTGCAGGGAGAGTACGAGACCGCCGTTTTGTTCGTCGCCCAGCGGGGGGACATCGATTCGATCACCTCGGCGCCTGAGATCGATCCGTATTTCGCCAAGGTCATGGAGGAAGCGGCACAGAAAGGCGTCCGTTTTTATGGACGCGTATGTGAAGTGACTCCGACCCATTTGACACTGGGAAGGAAGATTCCAGTGGATACCACGATATAAAAAGGATTCCCCGCCACCGGCGGAGAATCCTTTTTTCTATGGAAGCTCGATTTCTTCCGTTACTTTATACTCGTCCGCCCCTTTGGCTGTCAGCCAGGCGCTCAGTGTGTACGTGCCTGCTGGAAGATCCGGAAGCTTGATTTCCTGTGCGAGTGCATCACCGGGAGCGATGGTTTTTTCCCGGATGGCCTGGGTGTACATCTTGTTCTCGGAATCCTTGTAAACGACCTTGCCGTCGGCGTCCTTCAGTTCGAAATCAATCGTCTGCCCCGAGGTGAAGGTGAAGGTCATTTCTTTGTCGGTCTCGTTTTTGACACTGTATTCATACGTCGAATCTTTCTTCGTTATGGCGGCTTTCATTGCCCCGTCCTCCATTCCATTGTGTTCAACATGATTTCCGTTCTCTTGATCTCCATCTTTCACTTCGTCCGTACCGCAGCCTGCCAGGACCACCCCTGTCAGTATGAATGGGATGAGTTTCTTCATCATTTGACACCTCTCTCAGGTAGAAGTGGCGTTTACGCCCGCATGGTCACCTCCCCGCCCTGAAATACGCAGGGAAAGGTTTCCGAAACCAGATTATAGGGGATTGATTTACATACATAATAACACGCAATTCCGGTAAAGGGAGGAACAAGATGAAAAGATATGCATTTGTGATTATGGTCTCATTGATCCTGGCGTCGTGCGGGACCAAAACAGGTGAAACAAAGCTCCCCGACGATTGGAATGAAATCGTCAGTCAGGCGGAAGGCTCCAAGGTCAACCTCTTTATGTGGGGAGGGGATGAGGCCGTCAATCACTACATCGATGACGTGGTGGCTCCCGGATTGAAGAAGGAATACGGCATCTCATTGAAACGTGTCCCGATGGACACCCCGGAAATCCTGCAGAAGCTTCAAACGGAAAAACGGGCGGGAAAAAAGGACGGGTCCATGGACATCGTGTGGATGAACGGGGAGAACTTCAAGAATGCGAAGGAAAATGATCTTCTGTCCGGACCGATCACGGACCGTCTTCCGAATTTGACTTCATACTATAACGAAAAGGATTTCGAAAATGACTTCGGAACGCCTACGGAAGGATATGAGGCACCGTGGGGGAAGGTTCAGTTCGTCTTCTTCTACAATTCTGACAAGATAGACAGCCCGCCGCGGACGGTGGACGAGCTGAAATCGTTCGTGAAGGAGCACCCAGGGAAATTCACCTACCCTGATCCGACGGACTTCACGGGGAATGCCTTCATCCGTCATCTCCTCAACGCGAACTCGGACCAACCCATCGAAAAGGCCGGGGAAGATATAGAAGAAGCAGGAGGGAAGGTCTGGGATGACCTGAATGAAATGAAAGGTGATCTGTGGAGGGATGGGAAGACATACCCGAAGGAGCTGACGGATCTCGATCGTCTATTCGGCCAGGAGGAGGTATGGATATCCATGGGATACAACGAAGCAAGGGCGGAATCACTTGTGAAGAAGGGAATCTATCCTGAAGGGACCAAACCGTTCCTCCTTGAAGATGCGGGCTCGATCGGGAATACACATTTCCTTTCAGTGCCGTTCAATTCCCCGAATCAGGCGGGAGCCCTCGTCGCCATCGACTATATGCTTTCCCCCGAAATGCAGCTGGAAAAGATGCAGCCGGACGGGTGGGGTGACAGCACCCCGATCTCCATGGATAAGCTTGAAGACGGGATGAGGAAGAAGTTCGAAGAGCTCGACAGGGGCGATACGGTTCCCGATCCTGCTCTATTGGAGGAGGCCTATATAGGGGAGATGGACGCCTCCTATGTGGAATGGGTAAAGGAGCACTGGGTTCGTGAAGTGGCGGAAACGGACTGAGGGGCTGTTCCTTGTGCCAAGCATCCTTTTCCTGATGATCTTCGGACTGGGCATGCTCATGGCATTCATGGAGAGCCTCATGGATGACGGGACGGCGACGATGGGCTATTATATGGAATTATTCAGGAAGGAACGCTTCATGCGTTCCGTCCTATACAGCGTCTGGATCACGGCCGTGTCCACGGTCCTTTCCCTCGTCATCGGCCTCCTCTTCGTCCGGGTGTTCAAGGAAAAGCTGAAGGGCGGAACAGGGCGCCTCCTTGTATGGATCCCCATGCTGTTCCCCCATTTCGTATGGGCCTATCTTGTGTTCCTGCTTTTGAATCAAAGCGGATTCCTGTCCAACCTCTTGGGTGTCAGTGGTCTGATGGCCGAACGGACGGATTTTCCCGTCCTCGTGCAGGATCCGGGCGGGATCGGGATCATTGTCACATATGTTTGGAAAGAGGTGCCGTTCGTCATCTTGATGCTTCTGCCGGTCTATGCCTCTCTTTCTAAAGGGTACAGGGAAGCGGCTACCCTTCTTGGTGCCAACCCCGTTCGCATGTTCACCACGGCAGAGTGGCCCTTCATCAAGCCGGCCCTTATCGAGACGGGTGCCATCCTGTTTGCGTTTATCTTCACAGCGTTCGAGGTCCCTCAGCTCCTTGGGGTCACGTCGCCACAAATGATCGCTGTCCTTACATACGAATGGTTCTACAGCGGAGCGTGGACGGATCGTCCCTTTGCATTCGCCGCCCTGCTCCTGGCGGGGGCGCTGTCGGGATGAGCATGTGGCTCCTGACCCACTCCATGAATAAAGAGAGGCTCAGGATCGCCAGTGGAGGGAGGGGCGGATGAAACAAATCGGATTCTATTCGGCCACCCTCCTGTTCTTCTTGTTTCCCGTCTGCTTTTTCATCTATAAAAGTTTCTTCGGGATCTGGAGATGGGGAGAGGCATTCCCTGTAGATCCCGACGCGAGGGCGTGGAAGGTAATCGCTGGGGAAGGAGAGCTCCTTTCGGCCGTGGTGGTGTCCGTCGGGATCGCCGTAATGGTACTCATACTGAACCTCTTGATCGGGTTGACCGCAGGGAAAGCGTTCGCCCTCCATCGGTTCAGGGGGAAGGTCATCCTGGAAAGCATGCTGATGATGCCTCTGTTCCTTCCGGCATTAGTCGTCGCCGCCGGTCTCCAGCTCGTCTTCATCCGTCTTGGACTTGCCGATACGTGGCTTGGTGTCGCCGTTGTGCATTTGATCCCCACGGTCCCTTATAGCATCAAACTCTTCAAATCCGCCTATGAGGGGATCGGGACGGAATTGATCGAGCAGTCCATGCTCCTCGGGGGAGGCGCTATGGACAGGTTCCGACATATCGAACTGCCCCAGCTCATCCCTGCCATGAACAGTGTCCTGTTCCTGACCGTCGTGATCAGCCTTGGCCAATACGTGCTTACGGCCATCATCGGCGGGGGCAGCGTCGTCACGCTGGCCATGATCTATTACCCGTTCACCCGCACGGCGGATGAGTCGGTCATGTCGGCCTTCTCCCTTATGTTCATGATGATCCCCTTGATCACATACCTCATCTCGGTGATGGTGTTGAAGCTCTTCATCCCTTACCGTCCGTCAAAGAAAAGGAGGGGGAATGAAACCCCATGGAACTGAAGGAATTGCACAAGAAGTATAAAAAGCGATCGATCCTTTCGGGGGTCTCACTCCGTATGGAAGAGGGAGAAATCGTCTCCCTTGTCGGTTTATCAGGGTCGGGGAAATCCACTCTCCTCCGCATCATATCCGGGCTGGAGTCACCCGATGCCGGTTCGATCCATCTGGCGGGAAAAGACGTCACATCCATGAAACCGAAAGACCGGCCAGTCGGTATGGTCTTCCAAAAACCACTCCTATTCCCGCATATGACGGTTCTTGAAAATGTCCTGTATGGGCTCAAAATGAAAGGATACAGGAAGAGCGAGGCGAAGAAGGAAGCGGATGGATTCATCGAAATGGCGGGCCTTTCAGAGGTGCTGGATCATTATCCGTCCGAGCTGTCGGGAGGTCAGATGCAGCGCGTATCACTTATCCGATCCCTGATCCTCCGCCCGAAGCTCCTCCTGCTGGACGAACCGTTCGCCAGTCTGGATCATACCCGGAGGATGGAAATCCGTGCGTGGGTCAAAGACGTGATCAAGGAAGTGGGCACCACGGCGCTATTCGTGACACATGACCGGGATGAAGCGAGCGAAATGGGCGACCGGATCGCCGTCCTTGAATCGGGGCGCATCTCCCAGATCGGAACGCCGGAGCATGTTTATCACCATCCTGCCACTCCGTTCATCGCCGGTCTCATGAGTGACGGTATCCACCTCGGGAATGAGCGGTTCGTCCACCGGGAACACTTATCGACAGAGAGACACCATCCGGATGATTTACAATGGGTGGGATTGATACGGGAGAAAAAGTATAGGATGGGACATCATATGTATTCCATCCATATTGAAGAGCTTCAGCAGTCGGTCGTCCTGGAGGTGGCTGACGGTGATCAGGGTGGGCCGGTCACGATCACGGCTTCAGAAAAAAACATTCAAACGTTTGATTGAGAGGGAAGGGAGGGAAAAGGATGAAGAAGAAGGAATGGTTGAAGATCGCCCTTGTGCTCGCAGTCATCCTGTTTTTGATCTGGTTCAGCCGTCATGTGTTCAGTGTGAACCCGATCGCCATCAGGGATTGGATCACCTCCTTCGGGATCTGGGCACCCCTGGTGTTCATTGTGGCCTATACCATAAGGCCTCTCATCCTCTTCCCGGCATCGATCCTGTCGTTCGGGGCCGGTCTTGCATTCGGTCCCCTGGAAGGTTTCGTGTACATCGTGGCCGGTGCAATCGGAGGGGCGACCGTAGCGTTCTTTGCCGCCACCCTGCTCGGGGACCGGATCCTGAAGAATCCCTCTGAACGCATGAGGAGGATTCGCGGGCGGATGGAGGAGAACGGATTCATCTACATCCTTGTGATGCGCCTCGTCCCGTTCCTGAACTTCGATTTGGTCAGTTATCTGGCCGGCATGGCGAAGGTGAGGTATGGTCCGTTCATCCTGGCGACGGCCATCGGGATCCTGCCGGGCACATTCGGATATGTCTATCTGGGTTCGAGTCTTGTCCAGGACGATAAAAGTCATATTTACATAGCCATCTTCGTGTTTGTCCTTGTGGCGGCGGTACCTTTCCTTTTCAGGAAGAAGCTCAAGAACTGGCTCGGGTTATCTAAAAGGCGGTAGGAGGAAGGAACATGCTGGATACACATGCGAGAAAATGGGTGCAGCCGGGCATCGAGACGACCGCCCGTTCATTTTTGAAGGCCGGGTTCACTCCAAATGGGGTGACGGTAGCGGCGTTCATCATCGGAGGAGGGACGGGAATCGTTTATTATACCGGATTCCCCATCCTGGCTGTCCTGCTTCTGTGGGTATCGGGATTTTTGGATGCAGTCGACGGCTCCATGGCAAGGCTCACAAAGCCTTCACCGTTCGGGACCGTCATGGATGTCACATTCGATCGCATCGTCGAGATTTCCGTGATCCTTGGCGTTGCCGCGGTACATCCCGAAGCCGTCTGGCCACTCCTCCTTCTCAGTGTTTCGATCATCATTTCGATGACGATCTTCCTGACCGTCGGTGCCGTCTCTGAGAAAGAAGGAGGGAAATCGTTTTATTACCAGGCGGGTCTGGCTGAAAGGACAGAAGGTTTCATCCTCTTCAGCCTGATGATGCTGTTCCCGTCGATTGTCGTTTGGACGACCCTTCTATTTGTTGCAGTGGAATTGTACACGGGCTTTCAGCGGTTTGCAGAAGCAAAGCGACTACTTTCATAATGGAGTGATAGAGATGGAGAAGTATGATGTGATGGTGATCGGTGGAGGATCAGCGGGATTGACGGTCGCGTCGGGCGCGGCGTCACTTGGTGCGCGTGTCGCCCTCATCGAACAGAGCGGGCGCCTCGGAGGTGACTGCCTCCACTTCGGATGCGTCCCGTCCAAGGCGTTCATCCAGGCGGCTAAGGAAGTCTCCATAGCACGGAAGGCCGCTTCGTTCGGATTTGACGTGAGCGGAGCAGTCGATATGTCGGCGGTGAAGAAACGTGTCGAAGAAGCAGTGGCGAGCATCCAACAGCATGATGATCCTGAGCGGTTCACAGAGCTGGGGGTGGACATCTATTTCGGGCGTGCAGAATTCGTCACCCCGAACGCCCTCCTGATAGAAGGGGAGGATTACGTCTACGGAAAAAGCATTGTCATCGCTACGGGATCGAGTCCTCTCATCCCGGACATCCCCGGCTTGGAAGATGTGAGCTATCACACGAATGAATCGGTGTTGGATCTTGAGCAACTTCCGGAAAAAGCCATCTTCATAGGGGGAGGACCGATCAGCCTCGAGATCGCCCAGGCTTTCAGCCGTCTCGGTTCTGACGTGACGGTGGTCGAAAAGGCCTCATCCATCCTTTCCAAAGAAGATCGGGATATTCAGGAAGTTGCCATTGAAGTCCTACAGGAAGATGTGAGGATCGTGACGGACGCCGACATCCAGAAGGTGACCAAAGACGGGAACGGACTTTCACTCCACTGTACGGTTGACGGGAAGGATCTCCACATCAACGGCGACATGCTCTTCGTCGGGACGGGGAGGAAGCCCAATTCTGAAGCCCTCAATGTGGACAAAGCAGGTGTGGAGACGGATCAGAAGGGCTTCATTCCTGCCGGTGACGATCTGAGGACGAATGTGTCCCACATCTTCTCCATCGGTGATGCGAACGGTCGCTATTTCTTCACGCATGCGGCAGGGATGGAAGGGAAGCAGGTGGTGCAGAATGCCGTCTTCGGCCTGAAGGGGAAGGTAAACTACGATCAGCTACCTTGGGTGACGTACACTTCACCCGAGATCTTCCATGCGGGAATGACGGAGGAAGAAGCAAAGGAATCGGGTATCAAATACAAGGTGTACCAAACGACCCTTGATGAAGTCGACCGTTTCGTGGCAGATCATCAAACCCGCGGCCTCGTGAAGATTCTTACGGATTGGAAAGGGAAGATCCTCGGGGCGCATGCCGTCGGGGAAGGAGCGGGGGATTGGATGCAGCCAGTCCTATACGCCATGGCGAAGAACAATGGTATCGGCTCCCTTTCGAATATGACCTATCCATATCCGAATCATGCAGCAGCCGTACAGCAGACAGCGGATCTATTCTGGCGGGAGAAACTTTTTGACGGACCGGTTCCGGCCGTGACGAAGAAGCTGATCGAGTATAAAAGATAAAGCCATTAAAAAAACAGGACGACCAGGCATGGAAAGTAGACCCTTTCCCTGGGCGTCCTGTTTTATTTTTCATGGAAGGTGTATTTCTCCATGAATGACCGGTCCAATCTCTCCTTGAGTTTCCTTGTCCATCTGCCCTGGACCGCGAATGATCCGTAAAGGAGGAACCCGTGTCCATTACCCGTCGACAGGATCGACAGATATCGGCTTCGCGGTTGAAAGGCATGGAGTTTCCTGCCTGTTAGAAACCGGTTCAGATTATCCCACAGGACGGGTCCCTGGCGGACAGCCGTGACCCGTTTTTGGGGAGTTCGGGGAAATTTTCCAGTGTTCCGCAGTCGCCGACAGCGAAGAGATCCGGAAATGAGATGGACTGAAGATGGGCGTTCGTCAGCATGAATCCCTTCTCATCCGTAGGGATCAGACTGCTGACAAACAGGCCTTGTGCCGCCGCTCCGCCGAGGAACATCACTTCGTCAAAGGGGATGTGACGGCCCCGGTCGGTCACGATGGTCCCTTCCTGAAGCTGTTCGGCTTTTCCTCTCACGGTGGAAATACCCCGGCGAGCGAGAAGCGATGCCATACTCCTGGATGCAAGGACTCCGGTCCCGTGGAGCAATGGGGATGAATGAACGACTGTGATGGAATCACCGGGATCCCCGTTTTTTTCTTTCCAGGCGCGTAAGGAGAGCGCGAGTTCGCATGCCGCCGCTCCGCCTCCGATGAAGACCGTGTTCCTGCTGCGGTACAGTCTTTCGACCTGGGAAGGGAAGTGGTGATTCGGTTTGATTTTAAGATTGACTCCCGATAGACCGGGAATGTCCGGATCCTCATTCCGGGAGCCGATATCAAAGGAAGCTGCGTCATAGGAATACAGATCCCCCGTATCTGTCAGCAGCTGCTTTTGGATGGGATCGACGGAGAGTACGGAAGCTTCGACGAAATCGCATTGTGCTTTCCGGCACAGGACCTCAAGGTCGACCCGGATTTCCTCCT from Rossellomorea marisflavi includes the following:
- a CDS encoding NAD(P)/FAD-dependent oxidoreductase; this encodes MKTVILAGGGHSHLHCLLERSKEKTADRWILISPSRHQYYSGMFSGFVEGIYSEEEIRVDLEVLCRKAQCDFVEASVLSVDPIQKQLLTDTGDLYSYDAASFDIGSRNEDPDIPGLSGVNLKIKPNHHFPSQVERLYRSRNTVFIGGGAAACELALSLRAWKEKNGDPGDSITVVHSSPLLHGTGVLASRSMASLLARRGISTVRGKAEQLQEGTIVTDRGRHIPFDEVMFLGGAAAQGLFVSSLIPTDEKGFMLTNAHLQSISFPDLFAVGDCGTLENFPELPKNGSRLSARDPSCGII
- a CDS encoding CDP-alcohol phosphatidyltransferase family protein, which encodes MLDTHARKWVQPGIETTARSFLKAGFTPNGVTVAAFIIGGGTGIVYYTGFPILAVLLLWVSGFLDAVDGSMARLTKPSPFGTVMDVTFDRIVEISVILGVAAVHPEAVWPLLLLSVSIIISMTIFLTVGAVSEKEGGKSFYYQAGLAERTEGFILFSLMMLFPSIVVWTTLLFVAVELYTGFQRFAEAKRLLS
- a CDS encoding dihydrolipoyl dehydrogenase family protein; its protein translation is MEKYDVMVIGGGSAGLTVASGAASLGARVALIEQSGRLGGDCLHFGCVPSKAFIQAAKEVSIARKAASFGFDVSGAVDMSAVKKRVEEAVASIQQHDDPERFTELGVDIYFGRAEFVTPNALLIEGEDYVYGKSIVIATGSSPLIPDIPGLEDVSYHTNESVLDLEQLPEKAIFIGGGPISLEIAQAFSRLGSDVTVVEKASSILSKEDRDIQEVAIEVLQEDVRIVTDADIQKVTKDGNGLSLHCTVDGKDLHINGDMLFVGTGRKPNSEALNVDKAGVETDQKGFIPAGDDLRTNVSHIFSIGDANGRYFFTHAAGMEGKQVVQNAVFGLKGKVNYDQLPWVTYTSPEIFHAGMTEEEAKESGIKYKVYQTTLDEVDRFVADHQTRGLVKILTDWKGKILGAHAVGEGAGDWMQPVLYAMAKNNGIGSLSNMTYPYPNHAAAVQQTADLFWREKLFDGPVPAVTKKLIEYKR